A region from the Sandaracinus amylolyticus genome encodes:
- a CDS encoding formimidoylglutamate deiminase: MTPTRLEGDRLVLPGLASAHSHAFQRALRARTQRRAATSGSFWSWRGLMYELAARVTPDDVFDLSRFAFVELARAGVTAVGEFHYLHHDTSGAPYADRLALSHAVIRAAHEAGVRITLLRVVYQRAGTNRPPEGAQHRFCDARLDDALADVDALAAHYANDPRVRVGIAPHSVRAVPRETLRECASFARARSMPLHAHVAEQRREIRECLAEHRRRPIELLADEGVLDARFVAVHATHLRPHEARLLGAARSFACVCRTTERDLGDGLADVAAMRAAGVRLCTGADSHAISDPFEEARAVELDDRTRAEARHVAADADDLLASLTSEGYASIGWDGAERDDEVQLDLTDPALVGAGTSADAVIWGASPRCVREVRVAGRTIVADGRHVAEAEARAGYVRALARLGLS; the protein is encoded by the coding sequence ATGACGCCCACTCGGCTCGAAGGAGATCGACTCGTCCTGCCCGGCCTCGCGAGCGCGCACTCGCACGCGTTCCAGCGCGCCCTGCGCGCGCGCACCCAGCGACGCGCCGCGACGAGCGGCTCGTTCTGGAGCTGGCGCGGCCTGATGTACGAGCTCGCCGCGCGCGTCACGCCCGACGACGTCTTCGATCTCTCGCGCTTCGCGTTCGTCGAGCTCGCGCGCGCGGGCGTCACCGCGGTCGGCGAGTTCCACTACCTGCACCACGACACGAGCGGCGCGCCGTACGCCGATCGCCTCGCGCTCTCCCACGCGGTGATCCGCGCGGCGCACGAGGCCGGCGTCCGCATCACGCTGCTGCGCGTCGTCTACCAGCGCGCCGGCACGAACCGTCCGCCCGAGGGCGCACAGCACCGCTTCTGCGACGCGCGCCTCGACGACGCGCTCGCCGACGTCGACGCGCTCGCCGCCCACTACGCGAACGATCCGAGGGTGCGCGTCGGCATCGCGCCCCACAGCGTGCGCGCCGTCCCGCGCGAGACCCTGCGCGAGTGCGCCTCGTTCGCCCGCGCTCGCTCGATGCCGCTCCACGCGCACGTCGCGGAGCAGCGCCGCGAGATCCGCGAGTGCCTCGCCGAGCACCGCCGTCGTCCGATCGAGCTCCTCGCCGACGAAGGCGTGCTCGACGCCCGCTTCGTCGCGGTCCACGCGACGCACCTCCGCCCCCACGAGGCGCGCCTGCTCGGCGCGGCGCGCTCGTTCGCGTGCGTGTGCCGCACGACCGAGCGCGATCTCGGCGATGGCCTCGCCGACGTCGCCGCGATGCGCGCGGCCGGCGTGCGCCTGTGCACCGGCGCCGACAGCCACGCGATCAGCGATCCCTTCGAGGAGGCGCGCGCCGTCGAGCTCGACGATCGCACCCGCGCCGAGGCGCGCCACGTCGCGGCCGACGCCGACGATCTGCTCGCCTCGCTGACGAGCGAGGGATACGCGTCGATCGGGTGGGACGGCGCGGAGCGCGACGACGAGGTCCAGCTCGACCTGACCGACCCCGCGCTCGTCGGCGCGGGCACCAGCGCCGACGCGGTGATCTGGGGCGCATCGCCGCGCTGCGTGCGCGAGGTCCGGGTCGCGGGCCGAACGATCGTCGCGGACGGCCGGCACGTCGCGGAAGCGGAGGCGCGCGCCGGCTACGTGCGTGCCCTCGCGCGGCTGGGGCTTTCGTGA
- the rpmG gene encoding 50S ribosomal protein L33: MRDLIKLTCEQCGRANYHTSKNKRTMPEKFVIKKFCAACRTHKPHKEGKISKG; the protein is encoded by the coding sequence ATGCGGGACCTGATCAAGCTCACCTGCGAACAGTGCGGTCGCGCGAACTACCACACGTCCAAGAACAAGCGGACGATGCCGGAGAAGTTCGTCATCAAGAAGTTCTGCGCCGCGTGCCGCACCCACAAGCCGCACAAGGAAGGCAAGATCTCGAAGGGCTGA
- the pyrE gene encoding orotate phosphoribosyltransferase — protein MTAKHLAPTGTRERLLELLRTRCFARKKVVLASGRESDFFIDCKQAVLLAEGHVLIGELMLEAALALPTHPVAVAGVELGGCPLASAVALVSFQRDVRTERGVGLDAIYVRKQAKDHGSQRQLEGDVGMQPNDPVVVVEDVVTTGGSTLRAIERLRERGLTVAGVVAIVDRLEGGAENVRAAGVHLTSLFTRHDFIPA, from the coding sequence GTGACCGCGAAGCACCTGGCCCCCACGGGGACGCGCGAGCGCTTGCTCGAGCTGCTGCGCACGCGCTGCTTCGCTCGGAAGAAGGTCGTGCTCGCGTCGGGTCGCGAGAGCGACTTCTTCATCGACTGCAAGCAGGCGGTGCTGCTCGCGGAGGGGCACGTGCTGATCGGCGAGCTGATGCTCGAGGCGGCGCTCGCGCTGCCGACGCATCCGGTCGCGGTCGCGGGCGTGGAGCTCGGCGGATGTCCGCTCGCGTCGGCGGTGGCGCTCGTGTCGTTCCAGCGCGACGTGCGCACCGAGCGCGGCGTGGGTCTCGACGCGATCTACGTGCGCAAGCAGGCGAAGGATCACGGCAGCCAGCGTCAGCTCGAGGGCGACGTCGGGATGCAGCCGAACGATCCGGTCGTGGTCGTCGAGGACGTGGTGACGACCGGTGGATCGACGCTGCGCGCGATCGAGCGGCTGCGCGAGCGTGGCCTCACCGTCGCGGGCGTGGTGGCGATCGTCGATCGTCTCGAGGGCGGCGCCGAGAACGTGCGCGCGGCGGGCGTGCACCTCACGTCGCTCTTCACGCGCCACGACTTCATCCCCGCGTGA
- a CDS encoding bactofilin family protein: protein MSRGSVLPEGMRLAGEIRGQGDLVVAGTIEGPIAIDGHLTIEATGVVRGEVKARAVVLRGTLTGPAVAEETIRLESGARMIGDARAERVSVVEGALLRGRITMTGAQAARRSSAGQVPAIERRSTPGAVSAPTAAPSIAAAAGIAPRAPTGVLVEPRASRDEELETRTTGRFVRRTESAAPPAPDADATITRPRERRPPEPVIPGVGRQRARRKDGGMAS, encoded by the coding sequence ATGAGCCGAGGCTCGGTGCTGCCCGAAGGGATGAGGCTCGCGGGCGAGATCCGCGGGCAGGGCGATCTGGTGGTCGCCGGGACGATCGAGGGCCCGATCGCGATCGACGGTCACCTGACGATCGAAGCGACCGGCGTGGTGCGCGGCGAGGTGAAGGCGCGCGCGGTCGTGCTGCGCGGAACGCTCACCGGGCCGGCCGTCGCGGAGGAGACGATCCGGCTGGAGTCGGGCGCGCGGATGATCGGTGATGCGCGCGCCGAGCGCGTGTCGGTGGTCGAGGGCGCGCTGCTCCGTGGTCGCATCACGATGACGGGCGCGCAGGCGGCGCGTCGCTCGAGCGCGGGGCAGGTGCCGGCGATCGAGCGTCGCTCGACGCCGGGCGCGGTGAGCGCGCCGACCGCTGCGCCCTCGATCGCGGCGGCTGCGGGCATCGCGCCGCGGGCGCCGACGGGCGTGCTCGTCGAGCCGCGCGCGTCGCGCGACGAGGAGCTCGAGACGCGCACGACGGGTCGTTTCGTGCGTCGCACCGAGTCCGCCGCGCCGCCTGCGCCGGACGCGGACGCGACGATCACGCGCCCGCGCGAGCGCCGCCCGCCCGAGCCGGTCATCCCGGGTGTCGGTCGTCAGCGCGCGCGCCGCAAGGACGGAGGGATGGCGTCGTGA
- a CDS encoding bactofilin family protein, with protein sequence MSSRSAEGVIGPQLVVRGRLDGKGDLRVEGVLEGELDLEGDVAVGPDGTLVGPLRARSIEVAGEVHGDVLAGDTVAIRAGGRVQGDVRARRIAIDDGAALHGGIEMDFDLEEDEEARR encoded by the coding sequence ATGAGCAGCCGTTCCGCCGAGGGCGTGATCGGCCCCCAACTCGTGGTGCGGGGCCGTCTCGATGGCAAGGGTGACCTGCGGGTCGAGGGTGTCCTGGAGGGCGAGCTCGATCTGGAGGGCGACGTCGCAGTCGGTCCCGACGGCACGCTCGTCGGTCCGCTGCGCGCGCGCAGCATCGAGGTGGCGGGCGAGGTGCACGGCGACGTGCTCGCTGGCGACACCGTGGCGATCCGCGCCGGAGGACGCGTGCAGGGCGACGTGCGGGCGCGACGGATCGCGATCGACGACGGCGCGGCGCTCCACGGTGGGATCGAGATGGACTTCGACCTCGAAGAAGACGAAGAGGCGCGTCGATGA
- a CDS encoding glutamate--cysteine ligase gives MAVSSDSEQRPIRSLDDLLEPFHHACKPREAWRIGTEAEKHGVVLPDLTPIPFEGDRGIAEVLRRLANDAGWELVCEGATCIQLQRGDASITLEPGAQLELSGAPLATIHETAREHDEHLREVHAIGEALGLSWMGLGFHPFARREDLPWVPKLRYPIMREYLPTRGRLALDMMLRTCTVQANMDYASEADAMRKLRASLRVQPIASAMFANSPFLEGRITGERSRRVAVWLEVDPDRSGLLPFAWDEGATFRDYVEWALDVPMFLVKHEGRLIRNTGQTFRAFWQDGFEGARPNMGDWLTHLNTLFPEVRLKKTIETRGADSQRAELVPALAALWKGLLYDDGALAATESLGGRWTHDEIEAVRPAIARDGLRAKVAGREVGEWASELLGIAERGLRAQRALDEQGRDETIHLAPLRALIERGMTPADALLAQIDPKAPLAPQVVALTKL, from the coding sequence ATGGCGGTCTCCTCCGACTCCGAGCAGCGTCCGATCCGGTCGCTGGACGACCTGCTCGAGCCCTTCCACCACGCGTGCAAACCCCGCGAGGCCTGGCGCATCGGCACCGAGGCCGAGAAGCACGGAGTCGTCCTCCCCGATCTCACACCGATCCCGTTCGAGGGCGATCGCGGCATCGCCGAGGTGCTGCGGCGCCTCGCGAACGACGCGGGCTGGGAGCTCGTCTGCGAGGGCGCGACCTGCATCCAGCTCCAGCGCGGCGACGCGTCGATCACGCTCGAGCCGGGCGCGCAGCTCGAGCTCTCGGGCGCGCCGCTGGCGACGATCCACGAGACCGCGCGCGAGCACGACGAGCACCTGCGCGAGGTGCACGCGATCGGCGAGGCGCTCGGCCTCTCGTGGATGGGCCTCGGGTTCCATCCGTTCGCGCGCCGCGAGGACCTGCCGTGGGTCCCGAAGCTCCGTTACCCGATCATGCGCGAGTACCTGCCGACGCGCGGTCGCCTCGCGCTCGACATGATGCTGCGCACCTGCACCGTGCAGGCGAACATGGACTACGCGAGCGAGGCGGACGCGATGCGCAAGCTGCGCGCGTCGCTTCGCGTGCAGCCGATCGCGTCGGCGATGTTCGCGAACAGCCCGTTCCTCGAGGGCCGCATCACCGGCGAGCGCAGCCGTCGCGTCGCGGTGTGGCTCGAGGTCGATCCCGATCGCTCGGGGCTCCTGCCGTTCGCGTGGGACGAGGGCGCGACGTTCCGCGACTACGTCGAGTGGGCGCTCGACGTCCCGATGTTCCTCGTGAAGCACGAGGGCCGTCTGATCCGCAACACCGGGCAGACGTTCCGCGCGTTCTGGCAGGACGGGTTCGAGGGCGCGCGCCCGAACATGGGCGACTGGCTCACGCACCTGAACACGCTGTTCCCCGAGGTGCGGCTCAAGAAGACGATCGAGACGCGCGGCGCGGACTCGCAGCGCGCCGAGCTCGTCCCCGCCCTCGCGGCGCTCTGGAAGGGCCTGCTCTACGACGACGGCGCGCTCGCTGCGACGGAGTCGCTCGGCGGACGCTGGACGCACGACGAGATCGAAGCGGTGCGCCCGGCGATCGCGCGCGACGGACTGCGCGCGAAGGTCGCGGGCCGCGAGGTCGGCGAGTGGGCGTCGGAGCTCCTGGGCATCGCGGAGCGCGGCCTGCGCGCGCAGCGCGCGCTCGACGAGCAGGGACGCGACGAGACGATCCACCTCGCGCCGCTGCGCGCGCTCATCGAGCGCGGCATGACGCCCGCGGACGCGCTGCTCGCGCAGATCGATCCGAAGGCGCCGCTCGCACCGCAGGTCGTCGCGCTGACGAAGCTCTGA
- the tyrS gene encoding tyrosine--tRNA ligase: protein MATLSAEEQLRVLVRGSVDLVSEADLKARLEESVRTGRPLKIKAGFDPTRPDLHLGHTVLMTKMRQFQELGHEVIFVVGDFTAAIGDPSGKNKTRPPLTREEIEHGAKTYAEQAFKVLDQAKTRIEYNSSWLGPMTFADVIRLAGKYTLARMMERQDFKTRWENESSISLHELLYPLAQAYDSVHLQADVELGGTDQLFNLMVGRDLMKEYGQRPQIVMTTPILEGINARFEDGRIVGDKMSKSLDNYVGVSEAPEEMLGKLMSVGDELMWRYYELLSAESTETIAARRSDCASGRMNPRDAKMTLAKELVARFHSQADAERVHAAWDKQFSQRQVPDSMPEHESAGAPLALVQALVIAKLASSNSDARRKIEQGAVDVDEQRVKDTKAVLEAGRHVLRAGRHYAAITVR, encoded by the coding sequence GTGGCGACCCTCTCCGCGGAAGAACAGCTGCGCGTGCTCGTGCGCGGCAGCGTCGATCTCGTCTCCGAAGCCGACCTGAAGGCGCGCCTCGAGGAGTCGGTGCGCACCGGGCGGCCGCTGAAGATCAAGGCGGGCTTCGATCCCACGCGCCCCGACCTGCACCTCGGGCACACGGTCCTGATGACGAAGATGCGCCAGTTCCAGGAGCTGGGGCACGAGGTCATCTTCGTCGTCGGCGACTTCACCGCGGCGATCGGCGACCCGAGCGGGAAGAACAAGACGCGCCCGCCGCTCACGCGCGAGGAGATCGAGCACGGCGCGAAGACCTACGCCGAGCAGGCGTTCAAGGTGCTCGACCAGGCCAAGACGCGCATCGAGTACAACTCGAGCTGGCTCGGGCCCATGACGTTCGCCGACGTCATCCGCCTCGCGGGCAAGTACACGCTCGCGCGGATGATGGAGCGCCAGGACTTCAAGACGCGCTGGGAGAACGAGTCGAGCATCTCGCTCCACGAGCTGCTGTACCCGCTCGCGCAGGCGTACGACTCGGTGCACCTCCAGGCGGACGTCGAGCTCGGCGGGACCGATCAGCTCTTCAACCTGATGGTCGGTCGCGACCTGATGAAGGAGTACGGCCAGCGCCCGCAGATCGTCATGACGACGCCGATCCTCGAGGGCATCAACGCGCGCTTCGAGGACGGGCGCATCGTCGGCGACAAGATGAGCAAGTCGCTCGACAACTACGTCGGCGTGAGCGAGGCGCCCGAGGAGATGCTCGGCAAGCTCATGAGCGTCGGCGACGAGCTGATGTGGCGCTACTACGAGCTGCTCTCGGCGGAGTCGACGGAGACGATCGCGGCGCGCCGGAGCGACTGCGCGAGCGGCCGGATGAACCCGCGCGACGCGAAGATGACGCTCGCGAAGGAGCTCGTCGCGCGGTTCCACTCGCAGGCGGACGCGGAGCGCGTGCACGCCGCGTGGGACAAGCAGTTCAGCCAGCGCCAGGTGCCGGACTCGATGCCGGAGCACGAGAGCGCGGGCGCGCCGCTCGCGCTGGTGCAGGCGCTGGTGATCGCGAAGCTCGCGAGCAGCAACAGCGACGCGCGGCGGAAGATCGAGCAGGGCGCCGTCGACGTCGACGAGCAGCGCGTGAAGGACACGAAGGCCGTGCTCGAGGCGGGACGGCACGTGCTGCGCGCGGGCCGCCACTACGCGGCGATCACGGTGCGCTGA
- a CDS encoding DUF4259 domain-containing protein, protein MGAWGHGAFENDDSLDWLAELEAGRMTVRDALEAAVAESDDLLEAPEASMAIAAATLVAAAKDGERTALPDGARAWVDANGAAAKADVALAIRAVERVLDAAGSELAELWADAETDEWRGDVEALLARLRR, encoded by the coding sequence GTGGGCGCCTGGGGCCACGGCGCGTTCGAGAACGACGACTCGCTCGACTGGCTCGCGGAGCTCGAGGCGGGACGCATGACGGTCCGCGACGCGCTCGAGGCCGCGGTCGCGGAGTCCGACGACCTGCTCGAGGCGCCCGAGGCATCGATGGCGATCGCGGCGGCGACCCTCGTCGCCGCGGCCAAGGACGGTGAGCGCACCGCGCTTCCGGACGGCGCGCGCGCGTGGGTCGATGCGAACGGCGCCGCGGCGAAGGCCGACGTCGCGCTCGCGATCCGCGCCGTGGAGCGGGTGCTCGACGCGGCAGGCTCCGAGCTCGCGGAGCTGTGGGCGGACGCCGAGACGGACGAGTGGCGCGGCGACGTCGAGGCGCTGCTCGCGCGACTTCGTCGCTGA
- a CDS encoding HU family DNA-binding protein, giving the protein MTKSELIDAVAKRTKITKSRAELVVNCIFETMTTSLERGEGIEIRGFGSFTVRDYKPYNGRNPRTGKPVPVPEKRLPFFKVGKELKELVNQGTGPISEDDDDDDDDDVTSEDDDSEG; this is encoded by the coding sequence ATGACGAAGTCCGAGCTGATCGATGCGGTCGCCAAGCGGACCAAGATCACCAAGAGCCGCGCCGAGCTCGTGGTGAACTGCATCTTCGAGACGATGACGACCTCGCTGGAGCGCGGGGAAGGCATCGAGATCCGAGGCTTCGGCAGCTTCACCGTCCGCGACTACAAGCCCTACAACGGGCGGAACCCGCGCACGGGGAAGCCGGTGCCGGTGCCCGAGAAGCGGCTGCCGTTCTTCAAGGTCGGCAAGGAGCTCAAGGAGCTCGTCAACCAGGGAACGGGCCCGATCTCCGAGGACGACGACGACGACGATGACGACGACGTCACGTCGGAGGACGACGACTCGGAGGGCTGA